A portion of the Parasedimentitalea marina genome contains these proteins:
- a CDS encoding KAP family P-loop NTPase fold protein has protein sequence MRLTVPEPKIELYKDGFKPGELDQLNRKPTGDKLSELVERIDDPLVIALDGSWGSGKSFFLKCWVGEHLQREGNTTQTVYFDAFKHDFLDDPLIALTDAIAARFEKNETLTPTEREGRVKKLKKFGWVLGKSSAKIGVSVAGHYAKKLVGEECLEEFGKELEKASKEGVVTAEEEIKTLIDSEIGDEDSETFWQEQRAKMVAMSAFRAALTELTEPKKNDRGLLAPTRKLVIVIDELDRCRPDYALSLLEIIKHFFNVDGVHFVLGVNLTELQNSVRARYGSEVDSETYLQKFVTMRMTLKDKTSATHDTKSIWIDYFHRISKEMDFPKETSQLLTTVELILGRLVLTRDLSLRDVERVLTTLATIPDLKSNFYTEIEVAIGTMAVLKALRPSVYRKYSALSEEKFDVEAHFDTSQMKQDRHSELIELAWNAIEDFEMLTDGEKEDLRQFSDPFGRQKWNGLLGRVANDLLEVFDFTDF, from the coding sequence ATGCGCCTGACCGTACCAGAGCCGAAGATTGAGCTGTACAAAGATGGGTTCAAACCCGGAGAACTAGACCAGCTCAACCGTAAACCAACCGGCGACAAACTCTCCGAACTTGTCGAACGCATTGACGACCCGCTGGTGATCGCACTGGACGGGTCTTGGGGGTCGGGCAAATCGTTCTTTCTGAAGTGCTGGGTCGGGGAGCATCTACAACGAGAAGGCAATACGACCCAGACCGTCTATTTCGACGCCTTCAAGCATGACTTTCTGGATGACCCGCTGATTGCTTTGACAGATGCAATTGCAGCCCGGTTTGAGAAGAACGAGACGCTAACGCCAACGGAACGCGAAGGCCGGGTAAAAAAGCTCAAGAAATTTGGCTGGGTACTGGGCAAGTCGTCGGCAAAAATCGGAGTGTCAGTGGCAGGGCACTATGCCAAAAAACTGGTTGGGGAAGAGTGTCTGGAAGAATTTGGAAAGGAACTTGAAAAGGCTTCCAAAGAGGGTGTTGTCACTGCCGAGGAAGAAATAAAAACTCTGATTGACAGCGAGATTGGCGACGAGGATTCAGAAACATTCTGGCAAGAACAACGCGCCAAGATGGTTGCTATGTCAGCTTTTCGCGCGGCTCTGACTGAGTTGACCGAACCTAAGAAAAACGACAGGGGCTTACTGGCCCCAACCCGCAAGCTGGTCATCGTCATCGACGAACTCGACCGCTGCCGCCCGGATTACGCGCTATCCCTGCTAGAGATCATCAAGCATTTCTTCAACGTAGACGGCGTGCATTTTGTGTTGGGAGTAAACTTGACTGAGCTACAAAATAGTGTTCGAGCGCGATATGGTTCTGAGGTGGATTCTGAGACTTACCTTCAGAAGTTTGTCACAATGCGAATGACCCTAAAAGATAAAACATCTGCAACGCATGACACGAAATCCATTTGGATTGACTACTTTCATAGAATTTCCAAGGAAATGGATTTTCCTAAAGAGACGAGTCAACTGTTGACGACGGTGGAGTTAATTCTTGGACGATTGGTACTGACACGAGACCTTTCATTGAGAGATGTGGAGCGCGTTTTAACAACGCTCGCGACCATACCTGACCTCAAATCCAACTTCTATACGGAAATTGAAGTCGCAATTGGCACAATGGCCGTGTTAAAAGCACTCCGGCCAAGTGTGTATCGCAAGTACAGCGCACTTTCAGAAGAGAAATTTGACGTCGAAGCGCACTTTGACACCTCTCAAATGAAGCAAGATCGACATAGCGAACTAATTGAGTTGGCTTGGAATGCGATAGAAGACTTCGAGATGCTAACAGACGGAGAGAAAGAAGATCTTCGCCAGTTTAGTGATCCGTTTGGGCGCCAGAAGTGGAACGGTCTTTTAGGAAGGGTAGCAAACGATCTATTGGAAGTTTTTGACTTCACAGACTTCTGA